The DNA segment GAAGCAGCCAATGCCTTTTCCTCGCGGCCTAATTCGCTCAGGCGAATCCCTTGGTTGTTTAGGCTCCTCGCTAGATCAGGCAGGAACGCGTTCCGATTCCATTCCAGGAGACGACGATATAGCTGAGTAGCCTCACTTGACGCGGCCAAAGCCTCTTTCCGACGGCCTAATTCGCTCAGACGGATCCCAAGACTGTCTAGGCTCATCGCCAGATCTGGGAGAAAAGCATGTGGCTCAACTACAGAGAGACGACGATAGATCTGCGTCGCCTCGCACGACGCGGCCAGTGCCTCTCTTCGAAGGCCTAGAGCACTGAGTCGAACTCCGAGATTGTGAAGCAACCGAGCCCTAGATTTCTCATTCTCAACAAACTCCCCAGTGGGCATCCTGTCCACCAAGAGTCGCGTGGCAACTGCGGCCAGCTCAAGCAGCGGGACACTCTTCTGCAGGCTTGGCTCCTCGCAAAGCCCCACGATTCCCTCGAGAACTTTGGTCGGCACCTGATCGGAAAGTGCGCGAGCCAGCCGCTGCCCAATGGGATCTCCGGTTGCTACCGCTACCAGGGGAGCGACTCTGGCCAATAACTCTAAGCGCGGCCCCGCGAAGGCCTCATCGAGCCAGACCACCGCTGCCTCCACCCGCTGGGCCAGGCGGGTGAGAACGGTGAGAATCTGGACCTTCTCTTCCTCTGCCTCCGCCGCGTCCAGCGCCAGAGACAGCAGTGCAGGCTTCGCCTGGAGGCGCTGGCGGACCAATTCCTCACCCAGGAGATCCGGTTGTAGACCTTCCAAGAAGATCTCCTCTGCCCCCTCCTCACCGCTATACAACCGCCGCAGCAGATCCACCGCGGTCCGAGCGAGACGCGACGGCTCCACCACCCGCTGCGCGAGGTCGAGAGCACGATCTCGATCAGCACAGCCGCCCAAGAGAGTGACCACGGCTAGCAGATTGGGAAGAGTCTCTTCGAGATCTCGCCGGGTCGGACCGTCCAGCTTCTCCCGTTCGATCTCCTTGTCCCAGAAATCCCTCTCGTGCTTGAGGGTCCACTGCAACGCTTCGTCAGCGTCGTGCACCGCCACACCGAAAAGGAAGGCCAGCGCTGCCATGTGGAGATAGAGGGCCCGGTCGTACTTCGCATCCTCCAGATCAGGCCAAGGTCGATCCGGCACGCCCTGGGTCAACCGGGCGCCGAAGACCTCGAGGCAGTGCTGGAAGGACTCCCGGCGGTCTTTCCCCGCCTCGGTGAGAGGAGTGATCTTCCGCACCAGGGCACGAGCCAATAAATCGTCAATGTCGTCGTCGGTCTGCAAGGACCGCCACCAATCCGCCACTCGGCGAGCGAGCAAAACGACGCGGAGCTTCGGGCCGTTCTGATGCAAGGCCAGATCCCGCAGGAAGGTCCGGACCAACTCCAGCCGAGTCTCCGCATAGTCCAGGACCACCAACCGCGGGAGCTCACCCTGAAGCAGGGGGCGGGGGTCCGGCTCGCGGCCGGCCCGCATGCCGGGCAGAAAGCCCACCAGCCAGCCCTGGGTGCCCAAGCGCTGGCACCACTCGATGAGCAGCCGCGTCTTGCCGCTGCCGCCCTCGCCGGTGAGGAGGAAGACTCCGCTGGGTTGGGGATCCGCACACCACTCCGCCAGCTCTTCGAGCAGCGCGGCCCGAGGACGTTCCTCGAAGGGAATGACCTCGTAGGCGGCGCGGAGAACCTTGCCAGGGTTGCCGGTGAAGTCTCCTCGGGGGCGGGTCGGGTTCTCGAGCAGCGGACCCAGGTCGTCCAAGTTCCGCAATACCGTGCGCAGCCGGACTCCGCTAGGTCCCGCGGCCCAGGCGGCTAGCTCGTCACCGACCTGGGCGAAGAAGGCTGCCAGATCCTGGCTCGCGCGAGTGCGTTCAGCGGGATCATCACGACTCGACCGCTGGAAGACCTCAGCCAATAGCCGGTCGATGAGGGTCTCGGCGGGAAAGCTAGCGGCATCCGGGCGTGCTCCAAGCCGGCTGGCGATCTGGCCTCGCACCGTGGGCAGCTTCGGTGCGTTGAAGTCCCATGTCACCGAGTCGATGAAGGCGTCCCAGCGGCTACCGTCGGTCTCCTGATCCAGCCATTCCAAGGCCTTGGATAGAGCCTTTGCCTGAGTCTTTCCCTGAGCCTTCTCTCCAGACTTGGGCAGCAGCTTCCGCAAAGCTTCCACCACCTGGGAACGCTGCTCCGTATCCTCCCAGGCAGCCAGTACATCCACTACCAGATCCTGGGTCCGCTGGGGCCGCTGTTCCGCCGTCGTGGTGAATACAAACCGCCGGTCTTCTCCGGCCTCGCGGAGAGGGTGGTAGATGAGGAGAAAGTTGCGAAGAGAGTCGAGGACCTTCCGGTCCCGCAGATTGGTAGCTCGCTCTAGAGCCTTGACCTGCTCGCTGACGCCGACACCGTGGAGAAGCAGCCGATCCAGATCCTCATCGCCCTCGAAGACGAGAACCTCACCTTCCCCCAGATCCAGCCAGCGCAGGATTCCCAGATAGGTCTGGTAGAGATAACCGTAGATCGACGCGTGAGCAGAACGTGGGTACGACCGCAAGAATCCTCCGGAGCGTGCAGGGGTGCGTCAAAGAATACGAAACCACTGCACTCTCCGCAAACGGAGGCGGCAACCCTCATCAGCCGCTCAGCGAGCCAACCCTCAAGAGGGGTTGGTGGCTGACGCCAGAAGCTCCAGGATCAACCCGCGGTCGTCGACTCTCGATGCCCTGAGGAAGGCGAGGGCGCGTCCTTGGGGCGAAACTTGCGGGCACCGGTTGGAGGCTTCTCTACTGCCAAATCCAGCGCGAGGGATCCCAGGTTGTTGGAGCAGGCGTTCGCAGAGCAGGCCCTAGAAACAACGAAACAGCCTCTGAAACCTCCTGCAGCGTCACCCAAGGCAGCTCATCTGCCTCTGCCATCTCTGCGTAGGGAGCCTCCCAGGAGTCAGGGGGAGTCGGGACAGTACTTGGAACTGCGTGAGTATTCCTAAACTGGAAAGTTGTGTTGACCGCCTTGCGCAGGAGCTCTCCATCGATCTGGCCCGTAGTAGCCAGAAGCGCAATATCAGGCAGGTCGCGGACCCGCGAATTAGGCCGAGTCCGTGGCATGGTCATTGCGTGGAGCTTCTCGGCGATATGCGAGACGACCGGGTACACACGCAAGGCCGGTGGATCGATTCCGGCAAAACCAAGGGTGTCCTCGGCCACGACAATGTCTGGTTCACCGACCAAAGGGTCACCAAATGCCACGTCGACGCCAAACGGTCGCCCGTAGACCTTTCCGACGAATCGGCATTCTGCACGGTACCGATATCCCTCGTAGCGCATTCCGTCGTTCAGCATTTCGGGATGCTGCTTGTCGGGCTCAACTCCGAACACCATGTGGTCACCGAGGTCGAGCCGCCCAGCCTCTTGCAGGCGAGCCAAGACGTCACTCGAAGTGCCCATCATCCGCAGATCGACATCCTTGGTGGTCCGCGCACGCGCGAGGCGGAGTTCGAGCACGAGTCCACCCTTGAGCACCACCGCCTCTCCAGCTACCTCAGAAACACGGGCGAGGAATCGCTCGAACACGAGGAGCTGTCGACGGCGCGCGAGGTCCGGACCACTCGCCGACGAGGCCTTAAGCCGATGCTCCAGGGCCTGTTTGAACGCCAGTCCCGTTGCATAATGACGGACCGTCATGGTTCTATAGCCTTGCCAACACTCAGTAGCTTGTCTAGGAGTCGGGTCTCATCGGTCGCCGAGATGAGCCCACGCCATCGCGCCTGACGGATTGCCTGCTCGACGAGTCTTGGCTCAACGTGTGCCTCGATGCAGTCCCTTAGGGTTCGCAACGGTCTAGTAACGGGCACTGCCTCGAAGCTCGCACGATCCTCATCGCCGATATCAGCGAAAGAAAGAACGAGGCCCGAAGGCACGCGGAGTCGCCGGCGGCGCCAGCTCGCTGGGAGGGTGAGGTGAGCCCGGCTCGGAAGGATGTCCGAGAGGTCGTGGAGCGCGAGGGCCGTCTCGTGGGAGAACACTCCTTCTTGCTCACTCCAGAGCCAAAGGACCACGAGATCCTCATGATCAGAGGCGGGAAAGTGCACGAGACGATAGATCCCCCGCCGCACGCGCTCGACCTTGTTGTCCCGGTGGTAGGCAAGGAGCTGCGGCGAGTAGCCTGCATGAGCCGCTTGCTCCGTCGTGAAGTAGCCCGCTTGTGCCTGGGCGATGTCGAACAGAGAATCCCAGTCTGGTGTATCCGATGGTCTTTCGCTTTCGGTCATCCCGCACAAACATTAAGCCATCCTTTAGTTTTGTGCAAGAACCTCACATCGTAGGCGGTCGAAGGAGCATCAGTCCGTCACCGCTTCATCGGCAAACTAAACGGCGCATGGAACAGACTCCGGGCGTCAACCAAGACCCAGCCCGACGTCCCTCAGCAGGCTCACCCGTCCCCCTCCCCGCCCTCCAGCAACCCCGTCCGCAGCGCATGGGCCACGGCCTGGGTGCGGTCGTGGAGGTGGAGTTTGTCTAGGATGTTGCGGACGTGGAATTTGATCGTGTTTTCCGACAGGCCGAGGTGGCTGGAGAGGGAGCGGTTGGAGGTGATGCCGCCGGTCATGGCCCGCAGCACGTCGAGCTCGCGGTCGGTGAGGGCGTCGGGGTTGTCCCGGTGATCTTCCCGGTGGGCGAGTCGCTTCATGCTCGCAAACTCTTTCATCAGCTTGCGGGAGACCTCCGGCGGCAGGGCCGGCTCGCCTTCCAGAACTCCCTCGAGCAGCTCGAAGAACTCCTCCGCCGCCAGGTCCTTCATCAAATACCCGCCGGCCCCGGCCTGCACTGCTTCGAAAAGATCTTCGTCTTCCCGGGAAGCGGTGAGGACCACGATGCGCTGGTCGGGGTTCTCGGCGCGAATCTCTCGAATGGCCTCGAGGCCGCCTTTGGTGGGCATGTTCAGATCCAACAGGAGGATGTCGGGCTTTAGGCGGCGGGTGAGCTCCACCGCCTCGACACCATCCTGAGCTTCGCCTACGACCTCATGGCCGCGCAATTCGATCAGGCCTCTGAGGCTTTGCCGGAAGAGTACGTGGTCGTCAGCGATCACGAGAAGCATGGGACAGGCCCCTCCTAGCGGCCCGTGGCGAAGAATCAACCGCAGCAAGCCCGGCGTTGGGATCGCCATGCCTCCCTGGCATGCCGCCGAGGTCCCCTCGAGAATGAGCTACGTCGGGAACCGGATGGGATCGCCACACTGCTTAGGTTAGCAACCGATCCTGCACGCAGCTACAAATCTCGGGCTGGTTGGCCGACTCCCATCGGTTTGGGAGGCCAAAAACCAGGAGGTATGGATGGCTCAACCACGTTGTGGGGCGGTGGGCGGCCCAACCCCAACGGACGGCGTACCGCGTCGATGCCGTCGGTAGAATCCATCCTGGAGGGAAGCTTCAAAGTCTCAAACCATAAAGGAGGCCCTCGATGGTAGTCCAATGCACGGTTTGCGAGATGGAGCTGGAACCCGACAACGCCGTGGAATCCATCAGGGACGGTGAGGAGCGCCTCTACTTCTGTAGTGAGGATTGCTTGCAGCAGTTCCGGGAAGATCCCGAGGCCTTC comes from the Acidobacteriota bacterium genome and includes:
- a CDS encoding tetratricopeptide repeat protein encodes the protein MGTQGWLVGFLPGMRAGREPDPRPLLQGELPRLVVLDYAETRLELVRTFLRDLALHQNGPKLRVVLLARRVADWWRSLQTDDDIDDLLARALVRKITPLTEAGKDRRESFQHCLEVFGARLTQGVPDRPWPDLEDAKYDRALYLHMAALAFLFGVAVHDADEALQWTLKHERDFWDKEIEREKLDGPTRRDLEETLPNLLAVVTLLGGCADRDRALDLAQRVVEPSRLARTAVDLLRRLYSGEEGAEEIFLEGLQPDLLGEELVRQRLQAKPALLSLALDAAEAEEEKVQILTVLTRLAQRVEAAVVWLDEAFAGPRLELLARVAPLVAVATGDPIGQRLARALSDQVPTKVLEGIVGLCEEPSLQKSVPLLELAAVATRLLVDRMPTGEFVENEKSRARLLHNLGVRLSALGLRREALAASCEATQIYRRLSVVEPHAFLPDLAMSLDSLGIRLSELGRRKEALAASSEATQLYRRLLEWNRNAFLPDLARSLNNQGIRLSELGREEKALAASKEATGLYRRLLERDGDAFLPDLARSLHNLGARLSQAGFHSQALAALEEATQAYRDLSGLRPDVFLPELASSLDNLGIVLGSLNRRSEAVAASREATQLYRVLSNSRPGAFLSDLAMSLSNLGNRLSDLDRHREALSASEESAQLYRLLAKSNRGAFVPDLARSLQNLGLRLFDVGCLEEALAAYKEAIVLLSPSFFQLPEAYAFWMGKMLGNYFQACSEAEAEPDGDLIGPIVELMDELDSASSEDDEEPAEQELAAEGGEEE
- a CDS encoding nucleotidyl transferase AbiEii/AbiGii toxin family protein, whose product is MTVRHYATGLAFKQALEHRLKASSASGPDLARRRQLLVFERFLARVSEVAGEAVVLKGGLVLELRLARARTTKDVDLRMMGTSSDVLARLQEAGRLDLGDHMVFGVEPDKQHPEMLNDGMRYEGYRYRAECRFVGKVYGRPFGVDVAFGDPLVGEPDIVVAEDTLGFAGIDPPALRVYPVVSHIAEKLHAMTMPRTRPNSRVRDLPDIALLATTGQIDGELLRKAVNTTFQFRNTHAVPSTVPTPPDSWEAPYAEMAEADELPWVTLQEVSEAVSLFLGPALRTPAPTTWDPSRWIWQ
- a CDS encoding type IV toxin-antitoxin system AbiEi family antitoxin domain-containing protein, whose protein sequence is MTESERPSDTPDWDSLFDIAQAQAGYFTTEQAAHAGYSPQLLAYHRDNKVERVRRGIYRLVHFPASDHEDLVVLWLWSEQEGVFSHETALALHDLSDILPSRAHLTLPASWRRRRLRVPSGLVLSFADIGDEDRASFEAVPVTRPLRTLRDCIEAHVEPRLVEQAIRQARWRGLISATDETRLLDKLLSVGKAIEP
- a CDS encoding response regulator transcription factor yields the protein MLLVIADDHVLFRQSLRGLIELRGHEVVGEAQDGVEAVELTRRLKPDILLLDLNMPTKGGLEAIREIRAENPDQRIVVLTASREDEDLFEAVQAGAGGYLMKDLAAEEFFELLEGVLEGEPALPPEVSRKLMKEFASMKRLAHREDHRDNPDALTDRELDVLRAMTGGITSNRSLSSHLGLSENTIKFHVRNILDKLHLHDRTQAVAHALRTGLLEGGEGDG
- a CDS encoding YHS domain-containing protein, giving the protein MVVQCTVCEMELEPDNAVESIRDGEERLYFCSEDCLQQFREDPEAFLYEGDEEDHAP